From Sporosarcina sp. 6E9, a single genomic window includes:
- a CDS encoding DUF4097 family beta strand repeat-containing protein — MKQNRGLLIVLSIILFVVLGGSFFWQAWNKFVEDSNNIKIEDESFTTINVLSDNAKVKIMPTTSKTTTIEYTGKKRKNAKFDFDANVTNETLVINFKEKRWNFLRFDLSFSKMELLVKVPEKQYESIQVKNNNGEISAENLVVKEVSFETDNGNIELKHVDAVATSVQSDNGKIYIEQVNGKIIGKTDNGRIMLITENLDRHIDLITDNGRIEIVTETEPTNLKIDVKTDNGKIDVFGKNNELTVFGKGENLMKLRSDNGRINVDKK; from the coding sequence ATGAAACAAAATAGGGGATTACTTATTGTATTGTCGATTATACTTTTCGTTGTGTTGGGAGGTTCTTTCTTTTGGCAGGCCTGGAATAAATTCGTAGAGGATTCGAACAACATCAAGATTGAAGATGAATCATTTACAACGATCAACGTTTTATCCGACAATGCGAAAGTTAAAATTATGCCGACCACGAGTAAAACCACGACCATCGAATACACCGGAAAGAAAAGAAAAAACGCGAAATTTGATTTCGATGCAAATGTAACAAACGAAACTTTGGTCATAAATTTTAAGGAAAAGAGATGGAATTTCTTGCGTTTTGATTTATCATTTTCCAAAATGGAGTTATTAGTTAAAGTTCCTGAAAAACAATATGAATCCATTCAAGTGAAAAATAATAATGGTGAAATTTCGGCAGAAAACTTGGTAGTAAAAGAAGTTTCATTTGAAACTGATAACGGAAATATCGAATTGAAGCACGTCGACGCAGTTGCTACCTCTGTTCAATCAGATAACGGAAAAATTTATATAGAACAAGTGAATGGTAAAATTATTGGAAAAACTGACAACGGACGGATTATGCTGATAACCGAGAATTTGGATCGCCACATCGATCTAATTACGGATAATGGTCGAATTGAAATTGTCACCGAAACCGAACCGACTAATTTGAAAATCGACGTGAAAACAGATAATGGGAAAATCGATGTTTTTGGAAAAAATAATGAGTTAACCGTGTTTGGCAAAGGAGAAAACTTGATGAAGTTAAGGTCTGATAACGGCCGGATCAATGTTGACAAAAAGTAA
- a CDS encoding glycosyl hydrolase family 18 protein, with translation MQIHVVKKGESLWDISRRFGMPMDQIINVNELESPEKLLVGQAIIIPTAAPSTAKPVIDVNAYTINTGETGASEIHEVGKDLTYWMPFAYRMTDAGGLEAIDDSAMIQASIEEKVVPVLCITNFSATEAGSTLAHTILSNTNIQERLLTNIITLMKDKGYRGINIDFENVLPADRVLYNQFLQLTVDRLHPEGFFVSTALAPKVSAEQKGLLYEAHDYEAHGRIVDFVVIMTYEWGYRLGPPQAISPLNQIKRVLDYAVTVIPRDKIFFGFQIYARDWVLPHVAGTEAETFSQQEAVRRAVQHDVAIQYDKTAQSPFFRYADDQGQTHEVWFEDARSAQAKFDAVKQYKLRGISYWVLGYSYPQNWALLEDNFTIRKRM, from the coding sequence ATGCAGATCCATGTTGTGAAAAAAGGAGAATCATTATGGGATATATCCCGCCGATTCGGTATGCCGATGGATCAAATCATTAACGTAAATGAATTGGAATCACCTGAAAAACTCTTAGTTGGTCAGGCCATTATCATACCAACAGCAGCGCCTTCAACAGCCAAGCCTGTTATCGATGTCAATGCCTATACAATCAATACAGGAGAAACAGGAGCCTCAGAGATACACGAGGTTGGTAAAGATTTAACGTATTGGATGCCATTCGCCTATCGGATGACAGATGCTGGCGGCCTAGAAGCAATTGATGATTCTGCTATGATTCAAGCATCCATTGAAGAAAAAGTCGTCCCAGTCTTGTGCATCACCAATTTTAGCGCTACAGAAGCTGGTTCAACTTTAGCACATACCATTCTATCAAATACGAACATTCAAGAACGTTTATTAACGAATATAATAACGTTAATGAAAGATAAAGGATACCGCGGAATAAATATAGACTTTGAAAACGTATTACCGGCTGATCGCGTTCTTTACAACCAGTTTTTACAACTAACAGTAGACCGCTTGCACCCTGAAGGTTTTTTTGTATCCACCGCGCTGGCACCAAAAGTTAGCGCCGAACAAAAAGGATTATTATATGAAGCCCATGATTATGAAGCACATGGAAGAATCGTTGATTTTGTCGTGATAATGACGTATGAGTGGGGGTATCGGCTAGGTCCGCCTCAAGCCATTTCACCACTCAATCAAATAAAACGCGTACTTGATTATGCGGTTACTGTAATTCCTAGGGACAAGATTTTTTTCGGCTTTCAAATCTATGCGCGCGACTGGGTGCTCCCGCATGTAGCTGGGACAGAGGCGGAGACATTCAGTCAGCAAGAAGCGGTTCGGCGTGCCGTTCAACATGATGTAGCCATCCAATACGATAAGACAGCCCAGTCCCCTTTCTTTCGATACGCAGATGATCAAGGTCAAACACATGAAGTGTGGTTTGAAGATGCCCGCAGTGCACAAGCAAAGTTTGATGCGGTAAAACAATATAAATTGCGCGGCATCAGTTACTGGGTCCTCGGCTATTCATATCCGCAAAACTGGGCATTACTTGAAGACAACTTTACGATTCGAAAGAGAATGTAA
- the mvk gene encoding mevalonate kinase, with translation MVAIPRKTAVGTAHSKLILIGEHAVVYGKPAIALPFPAIEARATIEELNNYKTILFESPYYSGHYDEIPDRMEGISVCITETLKYLKQKPEGLRISLESTIPLGRGLGSSAAIAISIVRGLFNYYRQALHDEKLTELVHLAETYAHGNPSGIDAAASSNDHPIWFERGNPITSLEIGYSFYLVVADTGRIGNTRGAVESIKEKYNLNKAKTEESLHAIEENTFRAKVALIRGEIEVLGETLDVAQHELTLLGVSDSGINRLVSAAKDKGALGAKLTGGGRGGCILALARDPQHAKELEASLLAAGAFQTWSFKAGKN, from the coding sequence ATGGTTGCCATACCTCGTAAAACTGCAGTTGGCACTGCACATAGTAAGTTAATATTGATAGGAGAGCATGCGGTTGTCTACGGCAAGCCGGCGATTGCACTCCCATTTCCAGCGATTGAAGCACGCGCTACAATCGAAGAACTAAACAATTATAAAACAATTTTATTTGAATCGCCGTATTATAGTGGTCATTATGATGAAATACCTGACAGAATGGAAGGCATTTCGGTTTGTATCACTGAAACCCTTAAATACCTAAAACAAAAACCGGAAGGACTTAGAATTTCATTAGAATCTACAATACCTCTGGGACGTGGACTAGGTTCAAGTGCAGCAATTGCAATTTCGATTGTAAGGGGCTTGTTTAATTATTATAGACAAGCACTTCATGATGAAAAGCTGACAGAACTTGTCCACCTAGCCGAAACCTATGCGCATGGAAATCCTAGCGGAATCGATGCGGCGGCGTCGTCAAATGACCATCCAATTTGGTTTGAACGGGGAAATCCGATCACTTCTTTGGAAATAGGCTATTCGTTTTATTTAGTTGTTGCGGATACAGGTCGAATTGGCAATACACGCGGTGCTGTTGAAAGTATTAAAGAAAAATATAATCTTAATAAAGCCAAAACCGAAGAATCTCTTCATGCAATAGAAGAAAATACATTTAGGGCGAAAGTCGCGCTCATTCGTGGCGAGATTGAAGTTCTAGGAGAAACCCTCGACGTCGCGCAACATGAGCTTACGCTGTTAGGTGTGAGTGATTCAGGTATCAATCGATTGGTTTCAGCAGCAAAAGATAAAGGTGCGCTTGGGGCTAAGTTAACAGGTGGCGGCCGAGGTGGATGCATACTCGCACTTGCAAGAGACCCACAACATGCAAAAGAACTTGAAGCGTCATTACTTGCGGCAGGCGCTTTTCAAACCTGGAGTTTCAAAGCAGGAAAAAATTGA
- the mvaD gene encoding diphosphomevalonate decarboxylase encodes MEATAKAHTNIALIKYWGKRDEDLFLPMNNNLSITLDQFYTITSVQFCECLTSDKLFLNDTLATEDETKKVSRLLDIIRNMSGSKLYAIVDSINKVPTAAGFASSASGFAALAAAATKALGMDIDKQTLSTIARQGSGSACRSIYGGYVEWKKGERPDGTDSYAEQILPEEEWDLSILSVLLEPKEKKILSREGMKRSVDTSPFYQGWLDTVDEDLAVAKEAISERNFEMLGDVLERNAMKMHATTLGANPPFMYWQSATIDVMEKVQELRESGIHAYFTIDAGPNVKVLCQPKDEAYVREALMTVSSVQDVFTCHPGPGISYLPQTKRKTCC; translated from the coding sequence TTGGAGGCAACAGCTAAGGCTCATACGAATATTGCTTTAATTAAATATTGGGGAAAACGAGATGAAGATTTGTTTTTACCGATGAATAATAATCTGTCCATTACGTTGGACCAGTTTTATACAATAACTTCTGTCCAGTTTTGCGAATGCTTGACTTCGGACAAATTATTTTTAAATGATACATTAGCCACTGAAGATGAAACAAAAAAGGTTAGTCGATTATTAGACATCATACGAAATATGTCAGGCTCGAAATTGTATGCAATAGTAGATTCCATAAACAAAGTGCCAACTGCCGCAGGTTTCGCTTCTTCGGCATCAGGTTTCGCAGCGTTAGCCGCCGCGGCAACAAAAGCATTGGGCATGGATATCGATAAACAAACTTTATCCACAATAGCACGCCAGGGATCAGGTTCTGCCTGTCGGTCAATATACGGCGGTTATGTAGAATGGAAAAAAGGTGAGCGACCTGACGGGACAGACTCCTATGCTGAACAAATTCTACCGGAAGAAGAATGGGATCTAAGCATTTTATCCGTCCTTTTAGAACCTAAAGAGAAAAAGATCTTAAGTCGTGAGGGGATGAAACGCTCTGTTGACACATCACCATTTTATCAAGGTTGGTTAGATACTGTTGATGAAGATTTGGCTGTCGCTAAAGAAGCCATCTCCGAGCGCAACTTCGAGATGCTAGGGGATGTCCTTGAAAGAAATGCCATGAAGATGCACGCCACAACATTAGGAGCCAATCCGCCATTCATGTATTGGCAAAGCGCGACTATCGATGTTATGGAGAAAGTTCAAGAATTAAGGGAGTCGGGGATTCATGCGTATTTCACAATTGACGCCGGTCCGAATGTTAAAGTTCTTTGTCAGCCAAAAGACGAGGCATACGTCAGAGAAGCGTTAATGACCGTGTCTTCTGTACAAGATGTGTTTACTTGTCACCCAGGTCCGGGGATTTCTTACTTGCCTCAGACTAAAAGAAAGACGTGTTGCTAA
- a CDS encoding phosphomevalonate kinase yields MKTTTHHIKVPGKLMIAGEYSVLEPDRRAIVVAVNRYMNAEIKKNERNLLSLPQLGLNDITWDSDGVEVNFSSSDSKLTFIRNAISTFNAFIAEKSIQPHTFSLLITSELDDSSGKKYGLGSSAAVVVTTITSLFKFYGLKPTAELIYKLSAIAHFKTQGNGSCADIAASTYGGWIQYAAFTSTWLLEELRKETPIRKIVEQRWPSLLIENITSPNDLILCVGWTGNVAATAPMVTKINQLRVSRPTEYVNFIERSEKAVSKLIESFAENDVHTAIISLKENREAIQLLSDSAAVNIETPKLKALIQLADKYGSGKTSGAGGGDCGIAFVQNNLDAQHLYHEWNSADILPLHLHVSKFGAL; encoded by the coding sequence ATGAAAACCACCACACATCATATCAAAGTACCAGGAAAACTGATGATTGCCGGTGAATATTCCGTGTTGGAACCCGACAGGCGAGCAATTGTCGTTGCTGTTAACCGATATATGAATGCAGAAATAAAGAAAAATGAACGAAATCTTCTCTCACTACCGCAATTGGGGTTAAATGATATTACATGGGATTCCGATGGTGTGGAAGTGAATTTTAGTAGTTCTGATTCGAAGTTGACCTTTATTCGAAATGCAATCAGTACATTCAATGCATTTATAGCTGAAAAATCGATTCAACCTCACACATTTTCTTTGTTGATCACCAGCGAGTTGGATGATTCGTCCGGTAAAAAATACGGCTTAGGCTCGAGTGCTGCAGTAGTTGTTACGACCATTACATCATTGTTTAAGTTTTACGGATTAAAACCGACTGCTGAATTGATCTATAAACTTTCTGCAATCGCACATTTCAAAACACAAGGTAATGGATCCTGTGCGGATATTGCCGCTTCTACTTACGGCGGATGGATTCAATACGCCGCTTTTACATCCACATGGCTATTAGAGGAACTCCGAAAAGAAACGCCAATCCGAAAAATCGTCGAGCAGAGGTGGCCAAGTCTTTTAATTGAAAACATTACCTCGCCAAACGATCTGATCCTTTGCGTCGGATGGACAGGTAACGTAGCTGCCACAGCACCAATGGTTACCAAAATCAACCAATTGCGTGTTAGCCGACCAACAGAGTACGTAAACTTTATTGAGAGAAGCGAAAAAGCAGTCAGTAAACTTATTGAGAGTTTCGCGGAAAATGATGTCCATACGGCGATAATAAGTCTCAAAGAAAATCGTGAAGCGATTCAATTATTAAGTGACTCTGCAGCGGTTAATATAGAGACACCCAAACTTAAAGCGTTAATTCAGTTGGCTGATAAGTATGGGAGTGGCAAAACATCAGGCGCTGGCGGCGGCGATTGTGGAATTGCTTTTGTTCAGAATAACTTGGATGCACAGCATTTGTATCATGAATGGAATTCAGCAGATATATTACCTTTACACCTGCACGTTTCTAAATTTGGTGCATTATGA
- the fni gene encoding type 2 isopentenyl-diphosphate Delta-isomerase codes for MTGPIDKRKSEHIQIALEEKVTGHSISTGFERVNFLHNALPEIDFDEISIHTKFLEHECKTPFLISSMTGGAEFAETINRNLAEAAEERGWVLALGSTRALIESEKFRSSFQVRKYAPSIPIIANLGAVQFNYGFGTDECRRIIEMTESDALVLHLNSIQEVIQPEGNTNFKNLLLKIEQLCAEVGVPVGVKEVGWGIDGATAKKLCDVGISFIDVAGAGGTSWSQVEKFRSSIPVKRNAADAFSEWGIPTVDCITSVRDHIESQPVIASGGVKTGVDAAKAIALGSDLVGVGRSILKEATQSLEDVMEVMETRELELRLAMFGIGASNLKELQETDRLRVESR; via the coding sequence ATGACTGGTCCTATTGATAAAAGGAAATCAGAACATATTCAAATTGCATTGGAAGAAAAAGTAACGGGGCATTCAATATCAACCGGATTCGAACGCGTCAATTTTCTTCATAATGCTTTACCCGAAATAGACTTTGACGAAATATCCATTCATACAAAGTTTTTGGAACATGAATGTAAAACACCATTTTTAATCAGTTCAATGACTGGCGGCGCTGAATTTGCAGAAACGATTAATCGAAATTTAGCCGAAGCGGCCGAAGAGAGGGGTTGGGTCTTAGCATTAGGATCTACACGTGCATTAATTGAAAGCGAAAAGTTTCGTTCTTCCTTCCAAGTGAGAAAATATGCACCAAGTATCCCGATTATCGCAAATCTAGGCGCAGTCCAATTCAACTATGGTTTTGGAACGGATGAATGTAGACGGATTATCGAAATGACGGAGTCGGATGCACTTGTTCTGCATTTGAATAGTATTCAAGAAGTCATTCAGCCTGAGGGGAATACAAATTTCAAGAATTTATTACTAAAAATCGAACAACTTTGTGCTGAAGTTGGCGTTCCGGTCGGCGTCAAAGAAGTCGGATGGGGAATTGACGGTGCGACAGCTAAAAAATTATGTGATGTGGGTATTTCCTTTATCGATGTTGCAGGTGCTGGTGGTACTTCATGGAGTCAAGTTGAGAAATTCCGTTCTTCAATTCCAGTAAAAAGAAACGCGGCAGACGCTTTCAGCGAATGGGGCATCCCGACCGTAGATTGCATTACATCCGTTAGAGATCACATCGAAAGCCAACCTGTGATTGCAAGCGGCGGCGTGAAGACGGGTGTTGATGCAGCCAAGGCGATTGCCTTAGGCAGTGACCTGGTCGGTGTTGGACGTTCTATATTGAAAGAAGCCACTCAATCTCTAGAAGATGTGATGGAAGTCATGGAGACGAGAGAATTAGAACTTCGCCTAGCGATGTTCGGTATTGGGGCTTCGAACCTTAAAGAACTACAAGAAACAGATCGTTTAAGAGTAGAGTCAAGATAA
- a CDS encoding DUF2500 domain-containing protein — protein sequence MYFEPDPIGNAMFTIVPIFIIGIFIVFIFIVVKGVKEWNSNNNSPKLTVPAQVVAKRTNTSGSSHHATDHMHSSTTTSYYVTFQFESGDRTEFSLNGSQYGMLAETDIGKLSFQGTRYLGFARNIDT from the coding sequence ATGTACTTTGAACCTGATCCTATTGGAAATGCGATGTTTACGATTGTTCCTATTTTCATAATTGGCATTTTTATTGTTTTTATTTTTATTGTCGTTAAAGGAGTAAAAGAATGGAATTCAAACAATAATTCCCCGAAATTGACTGTTCCTGCTCAAGTTGTTGCGAAAAGAACGAATACTTCTGGAAGTAGCCATCACGCGACGGATCATATGCATTCGTCGACGACAACGTCCTATTATGTAACGTTTCAATTTGAAAGTGGAGATCGAACAGAGTTTTCGTTAAACGGTTCACAATATGGAATGTTAGCGGAAACAGATATTGGAAAACTTTCTTTCCAAGGCACTCGTTATCTTGGGTTTGCACGTAATATTGACACATAG
- a CDS encoding DUF1540 domain-containing protein — MAQEILCEVNNCKYWSNGNKCSAKSIYVVSQKGKQAKSSEETDCKTFVPRD; from the coding sequence ATGGCACAAGAAATTTTATGCGAAGTGAATAACTGTAAATATTGGAGCAACGGGAACAAATGTAGTGCGAAATCTATTTACGTAGTTAGCCAAAAAGGAAAACAAGCAAAAAGCAGTGAAGAAACGGATTGTAAGACGTTTGTGCCAAGAGACTAA
- a CDS encoding LAGLIDADG family homing endonuclease: MTDEIIIQMYKNGMSFKKMAPIIGISDRAIRNVMYKHGIQMNREQYAGQPRKNKVNEDFFKVWSHEMAWVLGLFVTDGCVNKKYHSISFSQKDERILRLIATYMDADYVLAATGPTRTTATLLINSKVIKEDLAALGIVANKSLSMPFPNVPTAFLSSFIRGVIDGDGWVGREGYEMNVTSASLEFAEGLLSVLLSWSLTAKITSFTSKSGTFIYRVWVSGKSELSKLADIIYTNVKDDDYHIYKRVYMSQHSSKPFYVEDLIDVPMWSLKNGKLIHRTTTSRKSFRTNISKSLLESLREIAAEKNTRINYLLENGLKNVLMRQFIPCNKFERPKDRIQFKTTYDDKLLTEVKEFAKKKYIYINDVIEYGIRFIDDVE, from the coding sequence ATGACAGACGAAATAATTATTCAAATGTACAAAAACGGGATGTCGTTTAAAAAAATGGCTCCGATTATTGGAATTTCTGATCGTGCGATACGGAATGTGATGTATAAACATGGCATTCAAATGAATAGGGAGCAATATGCAGGACAACCTCGAAAAAATAAAGTTAACGAGGATTTTTTTAAAGTATGGTCGCATGAAATGGCTTGGGTATTAGGCTTATTTGTTACGGACGGTTGTGTTAATAAAAAATATCACAGCATTTCTTTTTCTCAAAAAGATGAACGAATTCTACGATTAATTGCAACCTATATGGACGCAGACTATGTTTTAGCTGCCACAGGACCGACCAGGACTACCGCTACATTACTTATCAATTCAAAAGTTATTAAAGAAGATCTTGCAGCGTTAGGGATCGTAGCTAATAAATCGTTATCTATGCCATTTCCAAACGTTCCTACAGCATTTTTATCGTCATTTATTAGAGGCGTTATTGATGGAGATGGTTGGGTGGGAAGAGAAGGCTATGAAATGAATGTAACTTCTGCAAGCTTGGAGTTTGCTGAGGGACTTCTATCCGTTCTGCTTTCGTGGAGCTTAACAGCAAAAATTACTTCCTTTACAAGTAAATCCGGTACTTTTATTTATCGAGTATGGGTTAGTGGAAAATCTGAACTTTCGAAACTCGCCGATATAATTTACACTAATGTAAAAGATGATGATTATCATATATATAAGAGAGTGTATATGTCGCAGCATTCCAGTAAACCTTTTTACGTGGAAGATCTAATTGATGTACCGATGTGGAGCCTTAAAAATGGTAAATTAATTCATCGGACAACGACGTCCAGAAAATCATTTAGAACAAATATCAGTAAATCACTACTAGAATCTTTGAGAGAAATTGCCGCTGAAAAGAATACACGAATTAATTATTTGCTGGAGAATGGATTGAAAAATGTTTTGATGAGACAATTTATTCCATGTAATAAATTCGAGAGACCGAAGGATCGAATTCAATTTAAAACAACGTATGATGATAAGTTATTAACGGAAGTTAAAGAGTTCGCAAAGAAAAAATATATATATATCAATGATGTGATTGAATATGGCATACGGTTTATTGATGATGTTGAATAA
- a CDS encoding MFS transporter codes for MWKNRNVWIILSGEMIAGLGLWTGIIGNLEFMQEKVPSDFLKALIMSVGLLAGLVAGPIAGKVIDQSRKKTVLLISGLGRMLSVIFMLVAISTGSIWWMVAFMISIQLSATFYFPALQATIPLVVKDDNLLTMNGLHMNVATISRVIGTALAGIMLVYWTLISLYWISMIAYGALLLFTMMLRIDEEEGREAKVKTAGNSGGFMEVFPVLKAYPAVGMTLVMTLIPLLFIGSFNLLVINISEIQDSVSIKGLVYTVEGIAFMAGAFAVKYISKKWRTTMILFFFATMVAVAEFMLFFVESTFITLAAFAVLGFALGCFFPTAMVIFQKQMPKEYHGRFFSFRNMLERVMFQVVLLTAGAFLDIIGLQLMVVVFGVISLSLTALFFIQMRRRNIVLEEPLQTTAESI; via the coding sequence ATGTGGAAAAATCGAAATGTTTGGATAATATTGAGTGGGGAAATGATAGCTGGTTTGGGGTTGTGGACCGGAATTATTGGGAATCTAGAGTTTATGCAAGAAAAAGTTCCATCTGATTTCTTGAAAGCATTAATCATGTCTGTCGGCCTTCTAGCCGGCCTGGTTGCAGGACCAATTGCTGGGAAAGTTATTGACCAATCCAGGAAGAAAACGGTGCTTCTAATATCGGGACTAGGACGAATGTTAAGCGTAATATTCATGCTCGTCGCGATTAGTACTGGATCGATTTGGTGGATGGTTGCGTTTATGATTAGTATACAACTGTCGGCCACGTTTTATTTTCCGGCATTACAGGCGACAATTCCGCTTGTTGTAAAAGATGATAATTTATTAACAATGAATGGTTTGCATATGAATGTTGCAACAATTTCACGCGTGATTGGGACTGCACTTGCGGGTATTATGCTTGTCTATTGGACGCTCATTTCATTGTACTGGATTTCGATGATTGCATACGGAGCACTTCTATTATTTACGATGATGCTGCGTATCGATGAGGAAGAGGGAAGGGAAGCGAAGGTAAAAACCGCAGGCAATTCAGGTGGTTTCATGGAAGTTTTTCCTGTGTTAAAAGCTTATCCAGCGGTAGGTATGACTTTAGTTATGACGTTGATCCCATTACTTTTCATTGGATCTTTTAATCTGCTGGTCATTAATATCAGTGAAATTCAAGATTCAGTCTCCATTAAAGGTCTGGTTTATACCGTTGAAGGAATCGCATTTATGGCCGGAGCATTCGCCGTAAAATATATTTCGAAGAAATGGCGAACGACCATGATTTTGTTTTTCTTTGCAACAATGGTCGCCGTGGCTGAATTTATGCTGTTTTTTGTTGAAAGTACTTTTATTACGTTAGCAGCCTTTGCTGTATTAGGGTTCGCTTTAGGTTGTTTTTTTCCGACAGCAATGGTTATTTTTCAAAAACAAATGCCAAAAGAGTATCATGGTCGTTTTTTCTCGTTCAGAAATATGTTAGAACGCGTTATGTTCCAGGTGGTATTGTTAACAGCTGGTGCATTTCTGGATATTATTGGGTTACAATTGATGGTTGTCGTTTTTGGTGTGATTAGCCTAAGTTTGACAGCATTATTTTTTATACAAATGAGAAGAAGAAATATCGTATTGGAAGAACCACTGCAAACTACCGCAGAAAGTATCTAA